The Streptomyces hundungensis genome contains the following window.
GCCGACGCCTGGCCGCGCTAGCCCTCACGCGTCGTACACGTCCGCCTTCCGCGGCGCCGGGTCCTGCACCATGCCGCTGAGGATCATCGAGCGGTTGGTGAAGCGGTCGGTGTTCACTCCGTGCTCGTCCAGCACCTTCATGGCGGCGGAGTGCACCACCCGCAGCACCGGCGTCGCGGCGCGCATCGCGTCGTCGGCCATGAAGCGGTGACGCCAGGGCTTGTCCGCCCAGGCGTGCCGCAGCCCGAACGGCTCGGGCAGCGCTATCCGGCCGCCCAGGTGGTCGAGCACGGGCGGAAACCAGGTCAGCGGGGCGCGTGCGGCCAGGCGCACCACCTCGGAGGCGTCCACCAGGGGCAACTGGACCGTCTTCTTCTCCCAGAACTTGAAGGCCTTGTCGACCTCCTTCGTCTTGGGCGCGGGCTTGGTGGTGAACAGGGCGTGCACCGGGCCGAGGGCGTGCCCGGTCACCTCGATCCTCAGCGTCTCGTGCAGCACGGTGACGGTGACCATCATGGTGATGACCAACTGGCCGTCCCAGAGCGTGAATTGGACGCCGAGGTAGTGGCGGTTGCCGCTGGAGAACTGCTGCTCGTTGCAGATGCGCTGTATCTCGTGCTGGCGCACCTGGAAGTTGTCGATGTCCTGGCCGCTGGGCCGTGACACCTCCTTGGCGCCCTCGCCGATCGGCGAGACCACCCAATTCCTGATTGAGGGGGTGGGGAAGCCGCCGGTGTGCAGGGGGCCGCGCTCCAGGAGCTGGAGGCGGTCCTGGATGGCGCGTATGACGTCCCAGCTGCGGAAGCCGTGGATCTCCTTGCCGGCCTCCTTGGGCTCCAGCTCCTCCGCGAGCTGCCAGCTTCCCCAGCGGGTGCCCATGCCGAGTATGCCCTTGGGGCCCGCGTAGAAGACGATGTTGCTCTGGTCCTCCGCGGCCAGCTTGACCAGCGACTGGCGCAGTTGTTCCGCGGATCCGGCCGCCGCGCTCTTGGGCACCGCCTCAGGGATCTTGGCGCCGACGCCCCCGCCGCCGAGCAGGCTGTCCCAGCGGGAGCGCAGATCGCGCGCGGTCTTCTCGCAGATGACCTTCGCCCAGTACCAGCCGATGATCGGGGCCACGATCATGGCGCGCAGATAGAGCCCGAGAAGGCCGGTGAAGGGCAGCTTGATCAGGAAGAGCACGGCGAGCACCCCGGCCGCGCCGAGCAGGACCGTGCCGAGCGCGCCGGCCCGCCGGTCCTTGGCCCCCGCCAGGGTGCGGCGCAACTGGAACACCGCGAGCCACAGCAGCATCCCCGGCAGGAAGAGCAGCCCGAACACGGCCATCACCAGGGTGAGTTTGGTGTCCCGCTCCTTACGGATGCGGATCGAGGCCAGGCAGTGCTCGACGATGGTGCCCGGCTCGGTGCCGAAGGACTGGATGATGCCCTTGCGGGTGGCGCCGAGCATCCGGGACTGCACGGCGCGTGCGAACGCCTCGCCGAGGTTGGGTTCGAGCAGCGAGAGCCTGCCCTTGGTGACCGTGGACTCGTGCCACTCGCTGTTGGCCTTGAGTATGTCCTGCACCGGGCTGTCCCGGTACGCGGCCGAGGCGAGCGCCTGGGTCGCCGCCGTCTGGCCCGCGCCGCCCTGGAGCGGCACCTGCGGCCTGGGCAAGAAGTCGAAGAATGGCTCTTCCGTCGTCACTGCCGCCCCCATCGCCGCACACCGTCGCTCTGCGGCCTGTTCCCGACTACCGTGCCCCGCACACCTGCTGAACCGGCACCACAGCGTATCGGGGACGGGGCTCGCCCGTCAGGGGACATCGCAATGCCGTCCGCCGCACGGCACGCGCGGCGGACGGATTTCTGAGGACCTGTCAATTACCGCCCCTCTTCGGCCTGTTCGCGCATTTTGTCGGCGAGCTGGGGCGGCATCGCCTCGTGCCGCACGTACCGGCGGCCGAAGCGGCCGGTGCCGTGCGAGAGCGACCTGAGGTCGAGGGCGTACCGGCCGATCTCGATCTCCGGCACCTCGGCGCGCACCAGAGTGCGCCCCCCGCCGGCCTGCTCGGTGCCGACCACCCGGCCCCGGCGCCCGGACAGATCGCTCATCACGGGGCCCACGTAGTCGTCGGCGACCAGCACCTGGACCTCGGCGACCGGTTCCAGCAGGTCGATGCGGGCCTCGGCGGCCGCCTCGCGCAGCGCCAGCGCGCCCGCGGTCTGGAACGCGGCGTCGGAGGAGTCCACCGAGTGGGCCTTGCCGTCCACCAGGGTGACGCGCACGTCGACGAGCGGATGGCCCGCTGCCACCCCCTTGGCCGCCTGGGACCGTACGCCCTTCTCGACCGAGGGGATGAACTGGCGCGGCACGGAGCCGCCCACCACCTTGTCCACGAACTCGATGCCGCTGCCCGGCGGCAGCGGCTCCACGTCGATCTCACAGATCGCGAACTGCCCGTGCCCGCCCGACTGTTTGACGTGCCGGCCGCGCCCGGCCGCCTTCGCTCCGAAGGTCTCGCGCAGCGACACCTTGTGCGGGACGACGTCGACCTGGACGCCGTACCGGCCGCGCAGCCGCTCCAGGGCCACCTCCTTGTGGGCCTCGCCCAGGCACCACAGGACCAGCTGGTGGGTGGCCGGGTTCTGTTCGAGCCGCATCGTGGGGTCCTCGGCCACCAGTCGGGCCAGCCCCTGGGAGAGCTTGTCCTCGTCGGCCTTGCTGTGGGCCTCGATGGCCAGCGGCAGCAGCGGGTCGGGCATGTCCCAGGGGGACATCAGGAGCGGGTCGTCCTTCGCGGACAGGGTGTCGCCGGTCTCGGCCCTGGACAGCTTCGCCACGCACGCCAGGTCTCCCGCGACGCACCGGGTGAGCGGGCGCTGCTGTTTGCCGAACGGCGACGACAGGGAGCCGACGCGTTCGTCCACGTCGTGGTCCTGGTGACCCCGGTCCGCCATGCCGTGGCCGGACACGTGCACCGTCTCGTCCGGACGCAGCGTGCCGGAGAAGACCCGCACCAGGCTGATCCGGCCCACATACGGGTCGGAGGACGTCTTGATCACCTCGGCCACCAGGGGCCCGTCGACCGCGCAGGCGGGGGCCGGGCGCGGCTTGCCCTCGGGGGTGGTGAGCTCGGGCGCCACCCGCTCCAGGGGAGAGGGGAAGCCGCCGGTGACGAGTTCGAGCAGTTCGACCGTGCCGATGCCCTGCCGGGCGCCCTCGGCGGCCGGAGCGGCGGCGAGCACGGGATGGAAGGTGCCGCGTGCGACCGCTCGCTCCAGGTCCGCCACGAGGGACGAGAAGTCGATCTCCCCGCCGCCCAGATAGCGGTCCATCAGCGTCTCGTCCTCGCTCTCCGCGATGATCCCCTCGATGAGCCGGTTGCGGGCCTCCTCGATCAGGGGGAGCTGGGCCGCGTCGGGCTGGGTCTCCTTGCGTTCGCCGGACTCGTAGTCGAAGACCCGCTGCGAGAGCAGCCCGATCAGACCGGTCACCGGGGCGTGACCGTCCGAGCCCGGCGCGCCGTGCACGGGCAGGTACAGCGGGAGCACCGCGTCGGGGTCGTCGCCGCCGAACGCCTCGGCGCAGATCGCGGTCATGGCGTCGAAGTCGGCGCGGGCCGCCTCCAGATGCGTGATCACGATGGCCCGTGGCATCCCGACGGCCGCGCACTCGTCCCAGACCATCCGGGTCGAACCGTCCACGCCGTCCGCGGCCGAGACCACGAAGAGGGCCGCGTCCGCCGCGCGCAGACCGGCCCTGAGCTCCCCGACGAAGTCGGCGTATCCGGGGGTGTCCAAGAGGTTGATCTTGAAGCCGCCCCATTCGACCGGCACCAGCGACAGCTGTACGGAACGCTGCTGCCGGTGCTCGATCTCGTCGTAGTCGGAGACGGTGGCGCCGTCCTCGACCCGGCCCGCGCGGGTGACGGCCCCCGCCGCCAGCGCGAGCGCCTCCACCAGTGTGGTCTTGCCGGATCCGCTGTGGCCGACCAGCACCACATTCCGCAGAAATGCGGGGTGGTCGGCCGTTGGGGCCCTGCCGGCGGCCCCGGGGTGTGCGTTCGCCCTGTCGCCCATGTCCGTTCCTCCCGGTTTCGTGCGCGGTGAGGTCGTGAGGGGCGCGGACACGCGGACTCCGCGTGCGGAGGCGGCATCTGCGACGCCCGCGATAATTCGAGCTTTCCACTCCGCTCACGGTGCGTCCATACGTCGTACGCGATCGCGCCACGTCGGCGGGTCGAGGGGCCCCCGGCGGGTGCCCGGCGGTACGGCAGCGCAGTCGTGGCTACGATGGGTCGGCCGGTGGCCAGCAGGGGCCGCGCGGCCACACCGACCCCTCGGGAAGGCCATGCTGAACAAGTACGCGCGTGCATTCTTCACGCGTGTCCTCACGCCGTTCGCCGCATTTCTGCTCCGCCGCGGAGTCAGCCCCGACGCGGTGACCCTCATCGGCACGGCCGGAGTGATGGCGGGTGCGCTGGTCTTCTTCCCCCGCGGAGAGCTCTTCTGGGGCACGATCGTCATCACCCTCTTCGTCTTCTCCGACCTGGTCGACGGCAACATGGCCCGCCAGGCCGGGATCTCCAGCCGCTGGGGGGCCTTCCTCGACTCCACGCTCGACCGGGTCGCCGACGGCGCGATCTTCGGCGGCTTCGCCCTCTGGTACGCCGGGCGGGGCGACAACGACGTCCTGTGCGCGGTGGCCATCTTCTGCCTGGCCAGCGGCCAGGTGGTGTCGTACACCAAGGCGCGCGGCGAGGCGATCGGCCTGCCGGTCGCGGTCAACGGCCTGGTCGAGCGCGCCGAACGGCTCGTCATCTCGCTGGTCGCCGCGGGCCTCGCCGGACTCCACGCGTTCGGGGTGCCGGGCATCCAGGTGCTGCTCCCCATCGCGCTGTGGATCGTCGCCGTGGGCAGCCTGATCACGCTGATCCAGCGCGTGGTGACCGTGCGCCGGGAATCCGAGGAGGCCGACGCGGCCGCGGCCCGGACGGCCGACGGGGCGGACGCGTGAAGGACCAACTGACCGACGCGCTCTACGGCCTGGGCTGGGCCACCGTGAAGAAGCTGCCGGAACCCGTTGCCAACGGGTTGGGACGGCGCATCGCGGACCAGGTGTGGAAGCGGCGCGGCACGAGCGTGCTGCGCCTGGAGTCCAACCTGGCGCGCGTCGTGCCCGACGCCGCCCCGGCCCGGCTCGCCGAACTCTCCCGGGCCGGGATGCGCTCGTACATGCGGTACTGGATGGAGTCCTTCCGGCTGCCCGCGTGGAGCAGGGACCGGATGAGGAACGGCTTCGTGCCCGAGGACGTCCACCACCTGAACGACGCGCTGGCCTCCGGGCGCGGTGTCGTCGCCGCGCTGCCCCACATGGGCAACTACGACCTCGCCGGCGCCTGGGTCACCACCAAGCTGGACATCGCCTTCACCACGGTCGCCGAGCGCCTCAAGCCCGAGACCCTCTTCGACCGCTTCGTCGCCTACCGCGAGGGCCTCGGCATGGAGGTGCTGCCGCACACCGGCGGCGCCGCCTTCGGCATACTCGCCCGCCGGCTGCGCGCGGGCGGCCTGGTCTGCCTGGTCGCCGACCGCGACCTGTCGGCCTCCGGCGTCGAGGTCAAGTTCTTCGGCGAGACGGCCCGGATGCCGGCCGGGCCCGCCATGCTGGCCCAGCAGACCGGCGCGGTGCTCCTGCCGGTGACGCTCTGGTACGACGAGACGCCCGTCATGAAGGGCCGGGTGCACGCGCCCATCGAGGTGCCCGAGACAGGTGACCGGGCCTCCAGGACGTCCTCCATGACACAGGCGATGGCAGACGCCTTCGCCACCGGAATCGCCGACCACCCCGAGGACTGGCACATGCTGCAACGCCTGTGGCTCGCGGACCTGGAGGAGCGACGGCCGTGAAGATCGGCATCGTCTGTCCGTACTCGTGGGACGTCCCCGGTGGCGTCCAGTTCCACATCAGGGACCTGGCGGACCACCTGATCCGCCTGGGCCACGACGTGTCCGTCCTGGCCCCGGCCGACGACGAGACTCCGCTGCCCCCGTACGTCGTGTCGGCCGGCCGGGCCGTCCCGGTGCCGTACAACGGCTCGGTGGCGCGGCTCAACTTCGGGTTCCTGTCGGCCGCCCGGGTGCGGCGCTGGCTGCACGACGGCACCTTCGACGTCATCCACATCCACGAGCCGGCCTCGCCCTCGCTCGGCCTGCTGTCCTGCTGGGCCGCGCAGGGGCCCATCGTGGCGACCTTCCACACCTCCAACCCCCGCTCCCGCGCGATGATCGCGGCGTACCCGATCCTCCAGCCCGCCCTGGAGAAGATCAGTGCGCGCATCGCGGTCAGCGAGTACGCACGGCGCACGCTGGTGGAACACCTGGGCGGTGACGCCGTGGTGATCCCCAACGGCGTCGACGTCGACTTCTTCGCCAAGGCCGAGCCCAAGAAGGAGTGGCAGGGCGGGACCCTCGGCTTCATCGGCCGCATCGACGAGCCCCGCAAGGGCCTGCCGGTCCTGATGAGGGCGCTGCCCAAGATCCTCGCCGAGCGCCCCGAGACGCGGCTGCTGGTCGCGGGCCGCGGCGACGAGGAGGAGGCGGTGGCCTCGCTTCCGGCCGAGATGCGCTCCCGGGTCGAGTTCCTGGGCATGGTGAGCGACGAGGACAAGGCGCGGCTGCTGCGCAGCGTGGACGTCTACGTCGCCCCCAACACCGGGGGCGAGAGCTTCGGCATCATCCTGGTCGAGGCGCTGTCGGCGGGCGCCGCGGTCCTCGCCAGCGATCTGGACGCCTTCGCGCAGGTCCTGGACCAGGGCGCGGCCGGGGACCTCTTCGCCAACGAGGACGCGGACGCGCTGGCCTCGGCCGCGGTACGCCTGCTCGGCGACCCGGCCCGCCGCGCGGGCCTCAGCGAGCGAGGCACGGCCCATGTGCGGCGCTTCGACTGGGCGACGGTCGGGGCGGACATCCTGGCGGTGTACGAGACGGTGACGCACGGGGCCGCGGTGGTCGCGGCGGACGAACGCACGGGGTTCCGGGCGCGGTTCGGCTTGGCGCGCGACTGACCCCGGGCGCCGGTCCCCCTCCCAACCCCGCCCGGCCCCCGTCTCGGCCCTGAACGGCCCTCGTCCTCAAACGCCGGACGGGCTGGGTTTGCCCGCGTGGGCCGGGGTTGAGCGGGCGGGGGTTGCCCGCATGGGCCGGGACTGAGCGGCCGAGCGGGCGAGGGCCAGCATGGGCCAGGGTTGAGCGGCCGAGCGGGGCTCGCCAGGTCGCCCTGCCGAGGGCCGGTCCTGCCAGGGGCGCGGGGAACTGCGCGAGACGCGGGCACGGTCCGCAGCCGAAAGCGGGGTGTGCCGGGGTTGGCCCCGGCCCCTGTTTCGGGCCTGAACGGCCCTCGTCCTCAAACGCCGGACGGGCTGGGATTGCCCGCGTGGGCCGGGGCTGAGCGGGCGGGGGTTGCCCGCATGGGCCAGCACTGAGTAGCCGAGCGGGCGAGGGCCAGCATGGGCCAGGGCTGAGCGGCCGAGCGGGTTGAGGTGGCCCGCGTGGGCCGGCGCAGAGCGGAGCGTGCCGAGGGGGCCCGCGTGGGCCAGCGCTGGGCAGTCGAGCGGGCTGGCGGGCCCGGGCGGCCCGGTAGCCTTGCGGTCCGTGACCGTAACCCTCATCTGGATCGTCGTCGCCCTCGCCGCGATCGGCCTCTACCTCAGCTGGACCGCCGGCCGGCTCGACCGGCTGCACGCCCGCATCGACCTGGCCCGCGCCTCCCTCGACGCCCAACTGCTGCGCCGCGCCTCGGTCACCCAGGAACTCGCCACCAGCGGGGTGCTCGACCCGGCCGCCTCCATCGTGCTGTACGAGGCCGCGCACGCCGCGCGCCAGGCGGAGGAGGAGCACCGGGAGGTCGCCGAGAGCGAGCTCAGCCAGGCGCTGCGCGCCGTCTTCGGGGAGCCCGCGCAGGTCGACGCCGTACGCGAGGCGCCCGGCGGGGTGGAGGCCGCCGAGGAACTGGCGCAGGCGGTGCGCAGGGTGCCGATGGCCCGGCGCTTCCACAATGACGCGG
Protein-coding sequences here:
- a CDS encoding elongation factor G-like protein EF-G2, which encodes MGDRANAHPGAAGRAPTADHPAFLRNVVLVGHSGSGKTTLVEALALAAGAVTRAGRVEDGATVSDYDEIEHRQQRSVQLSLVPVEWGGFKINLLDTPGYADFVGELRAGLRAADAALFVVSAADGVDGSTRMVWDECAAVGMPRAIVITHLEAARADFDAMTAICAEAFGGDDPDAVLPLYLPVHGAPGSDGHAPVTGLIGLLSQRVFDYESGERKETQPDAAQLPLIEEARNRLIEGIIAESEDETLMDRYLGGGEIDFSSLVADLERAVARGTFHPVLAAAPAAEGARQGIGTVELLELVTGGFPSPLERVAPELTTPEGKPRPAPACAVDGPLVAEVIKTSSDPYVGRISLVRVFSGTLRPDETVHVSGHGMADRGHQDHDVDERVGSLSSPFGKQQRPLTRCVAGDLACVAKLSRAETGDTLSAKDDPLLMSPWDMPDPLLPLAIEAHSKADEDKLSQGLARLVAEDPTMRLEQNPATHQLVLWCLGEAHKEVALERLRGRYGVQVDVVPHKVSLRETFGAKAAGRGRHVKQSGGHGQFAICEIDVEPLPPGSGIEFVDKVVGGSVPRQFIPSVEKGVRSQAAKGVAAGHPLVDVRVTLVDGKAHSVDSSDAAFQTAGALALREAAAEARIDLLEPVAEVQVLVADDYVGPVMSDLSGRRGRVVGTEQAGGGRTLVRAEVPEIEIGRYALDLRSLSHGTGRFGRRYVRHEAMPPQLADKMREQAEEGR
- the pgsA gene encoding phosphatidylinositol phosphate synthase, whose product is MLNKYARAFFTRVLTPFAAFLLRRGVSPDAVTLIGTAGVMAGALVFFPRGELFWGTIVITLFVFSDLVDGNMARQAGISSRWGAFLDSTLDRVADGAIFGGFALWYAGRGDNDVLCAVAIFCLASGQVVSYTKARGEAIGLPVAVNGLVERAERLVISLVAAGLAGLHAFGVPGIQVLLPIALWIVAVGSLITLIQRVVTVRRESEEADAAAARTADGADA
- a CDS encoding phosphatidylinositol mannoside acyltransferase, translated to MKDQLTDALYGLGWATVKKLPEPVANGLGRRIADQVWKRRGTSVLRLESNLARVVPDAAPARLAELSRAGMRSYMRYWMESFRLPAWSRDRMRNGFVPEDVHHLNDALASGRGVVAALPHMGNYDLAGAWVTTKLDIAFTTVAERLKPETLFDRFVAYREGLGMEVLPHTGGAAFGILARRLRAGGLVCLVADRDLSASGVEVKFFGETARMPAGPAMLAQQTGAVLLPVTLWYDETPVMKGRVHAPIEVPETGDRASRTSSMTQAMADAFATGIADHPEDWHMLQRLWLADLEERRP
- a CDS encoding glycosyltransferase family 4 protein, with translation MKIGIVCPYSWDVPGGVQFHIRDLADHLIRLGHDVSVLAPADDETPLPPYVVSAGRAVPVPYNGSVARLNFGFLSAARVRRWLHDGTFDVIHIHEPASPSLGLLSCWAAQGPIVATFHTSNPRSRAMIAAYPILQPALEKISARIAVSEYARRTLVEHLGGDAVVIPNGVDVDFFAKAEPKKEWQGGTLGFIGRIDEPRKGLPVLMRALPKILAERPETRLLVAGRGDEEEAVASLPAEMRSRVEFLGMVSDEDKARLLRSVDVYVAPNTGGESFGIILVEALSAGAAVLASDLDAFAQVLDQGAAGDLFANEDADALASAAVRLLGDPARRAGLSERGTAHVRRFDWATVGADILAVYETVTHGAAVVAADERTGFRARFGLARD